In the Harmonia axyridis chromosome 3, icHarAxyr1.1, whole genome shotgun sequence genome, one interval contains:
- the LOC123675685 gene encoding guanine nucleotide-releasing factor 2 isoform X2: protein MKLIVMPDFDDLLNFKQRVRRKYSLEGRKRNRKCPAVLISVRLTPEPECGKKSENTSASPLSGSGPGGHKASFRSTKLARRARSFKDDFLGKISQMRGPVGGQGVRSNSPKGRTSKMDMMEHVYRENKGPLEELDALWKQIEPALKYFRDIFKKQIFLMLAGNGTLILDNVWHINLAIKSSVAADSNSSVTSATQGMYQSVARLIKLCDDVLIDCNAAAFDPQNVEEVVSQVENAVKNLIELAKEKISQQQMNYKTVPRLSSYGVSNLEINSQRNSLPDIPLTPRERDILEKTSNHSVRGSHSTESILQDSGPPPKPPLPDGIIRSDITRCITPPPLPPKKKNNRLNQILDDSFTPDSSPSILERSKSPDDSISLLSGSGSLDSMLNMSREEEEIKAIMDPIYDYDNSFENHCSDIFASNGSYNSWEESSLSSSISTHANLNQAQYDYHRLSNTDSGIVSSESYRSSYYSKRSSQQSTISTQQVLKNSVNLSSEMVKSESYTNSLSEPSVYHLSVKSQNQKTSSSSSIVSTTTQFSLGKDENDLTTSSTISPPPLPQKTKKKQERQPSPYDNVPEGNMEGEVLVTCRMHQSHQSLSSVISSTEEDGSKPPPLPIKKRHIMAYMEMFGNCQSNDNDQDFMRHSVHMTHAQHWVQQSSTPGLPTTQSCSFSQISNCSSLSQSHTLSIPSTESQSRTPSPTISTNCVPPALPPKQRPRISSSKSPPPSPTSTEVKSIETAKVLPDLLEHTVNADTLPEKENEEVNICDIDLMEKLTVDEYLVFKKPEEEGPDIRGGSIDALIIQATKATKNGVFTYQEAFLTTYRTFITPFDLICKLIRRYNFFYYKTEKRPRSREAFALMVRVVSDLTSIDLEEELQHKLMNFVQQLISCGELTLAKALRVKHLERHEAKQRNMQGMSNILTSISLTPRTLTLLDFKSEQIAEQMTLLDAELFMKIEIPEVLIWAQEQNEERSPNLTLFTEHFNKMSYWARTKILQMNNKETREKYFLKFIKIMKHLRKINNFNSYLALLSALDSAPIRRLEWQKHVQEGLKEYCALIDSSSSFRAYRQALAETQPPCIPYIGLVLQDLTFVHIGNNNLLPDGMINFSKRWQQFNIVENMKKFKKCTYSFKKNERIIQFFENFDDIIPEDAMWQLSESIKPRGGKKTT from the exons AAAGCGAAAACACCTCGGCTTCGCCACTGTCCGGTTCCGGTCCTGGAGGTCACAAGGCGTCCTTCAGAAGCACCAAACTCGCTCGCAGGGCGCGCTCCTTCAAGGACGACTTCCTGGGGAAGATATCCCAGATGCGAGGTCCAGTCGGCGGTCAGGGCGTGCGTTCCAACAGCCCAAAGGGGAGGACCTCCAAGATGGACATGATGGAGCATGTGTATCGCGAGAACAAGGGGCCCCTGGAGGAGCTGGACGCACTCTGGAAGCAGATAGAGCCggctttgaaatatttcag ggacatcttcaaaaaacaaattttcctcATGCTGGCAGGAAATGGCACACTCATTCTAGACAACGTTTGGCACATCAATCTGGCCATCAAGTCATCGGTGGCTGCCGACTCGAATTCTAGCGTTACCTCGGCAACCCAGGGGATGTACCAGAGCGTAGCAAGGTTGATCAAGCTCTGCGATGACGTTCTCATCGATTGCAACGCCGCCGCTTTCGATCCACAGAACGTCGAAGAGGTGGTGTCGCAGGTTGAAAACGCTGTCAAG AACCTGATAGAACTTGCCAAAGAGAAGATCAGCCAGCAGCAAATGAACTACAAAACGGTGCCCAGGTTGTCGTCCTACGGAGTCAGCAATTTGGAAATAAACTCGCAACGAAACTCCCTGCCTGACATTCCTCTAACGCCGCGTGAGAGGGACATCCTTGAGAAGACTTCCAACCACTCGGTTCGCGGCAGTCACAGCACAGAATCTATTTTACAAGATTCGGGGCCACCTCCTAAACCACCACTCCCTGACGG AATAATACGTTCAGATATCACAAGATGCATCACACCACCACCTTTACcgccaaagaaaaaaaacaatagaTTGAATCAAATATTGGACGACAGTTTCACCCCAGACAGTTCTCCTTCGATTTTAGAGAG GTCGAAATCCCCTGACGATTCCATATCACTTCTATCTGGTAGCGGTAGCTTAGATTCAATGTTGAATATGTCaagggaagaagaagaaatcaagGCAATCATGGATCCAATTTACGATTATGATAATTCTTTTGAAAATCATTGCTCGGATATTTTCG CTTCAAACGGTTCATATAATTCTTGGGAAGAATCTTCACTCAGTTCCAGTATTTCCACTCATGCCAACTTAAATCAAGCTCAGTACGACTATCACAGGCTGTCCAACACTGATTCTGGTATAGTATCGTCGGAGTCTTACAGGTCGTCGTATTATTCGAAAAGAAGCTCCCAACAGAGCACCATCAGCACCCAGCAAGTGTTGAAGAATTCTGTTAATTTGTCTAGTGAAATGGTGAAATCTGAGAGCTACACCAATAGTTTGAGTGAACCATCAGTATATCATTTAAGTGTCAAAAGTCAGAACCAGAAAACGAGTAGTAGTAGTTCCATAGTGTCTACGACCACTCAGTTCAGTTTGGGAAAGGATGAAAATGATCTGACAACTAGCAGTACTATTTCTCCGCCACCTCTACCACAGAAAACTAAGAAGAAACAGGAAAGACAACCGTCTCCTTATGATAATGTACCTGAAGGTAATATGG AGGGTGAAGTGCTTGTTACCTGTCGAATGCATCAATCTCATCAGAGCTTGAGCAGTGTTATATCCAGTACTGAAGAAGACGGTTCAAAGCCACCTCCGTTACCAATTAAGAAAAGACACA TAATGGCATACATGGAAATGTTTGGCAATTGCCAGTCAAATGACAACGATCAAGATTTCATGAGACATTCTGTACACATGACTCATGCCCAACATTGGGTTCAACAAAGCAGTACACCAGGATTACCAACAACACAGTCTTGTTCTTTTagtcaaatttcaaattgtagTTCGCTGTCGCAGTCACACACTTTGTCCATACCATCAACAGAATCTCAGAG TCGGACACCTTCTCCTACAATATCGACCAACTGCGTTCCACCAGCTTTGCCACCGAAACAACGTCCAAGAATTAGTTCTAGTAAATCACCACCTCCATCGCCCACTTCGACGGAGGTCAAAAGTATCGAAACCGCCAAAGTACTGCCCGATCTTCTGGAGCATACCGTAAATGCCGACACCCTACCCGagaaggaaaatgaagaagtcaACATATGCGACATAGACTTGATGGAGAAATTAACCGTTGACGAATATCTTGTGTTCAAAAAGCCAGAGGAAGAAGGCCCTGATATCAGAGGGGGTTCTATTGACGCCCTTATCATACAAGCGACCAAAGCCACAAAGAATGGAG TTTTCACATATCAAGAAGCTTTCTTGACCACCTATCGTACATTTATCACACCGTTCGACCTTATTTGTAAATTGATTAGAAGATACAATTTTTTCTACTACAAGACAGAGAAAAGGCCAAGATCAAGAGAAGCCTTTGCCCTCATGGTTAGAGTAGTTAGCGATTTAAC GTCTATAGATTTAGAAGAAGAACTTCAACATAAGCTCATGAACTTTGTTCAACAACTCATATCATGTGGAGAATTAACTTTAGCTAAAGCATTAAGGGTAAAGCATTTAGAACGCCACGAGGCCAAACAAAGAAACATGCAGGGTATGAGCAATATACTGACCAGTATTTCCTTGACGCCAAGAACTTTGACATTGTTGGATTTCAAATCGGAGCAGATAGCCGAACAGATGACTCTGCTCGATGCGGAATTATTTATGAAGATAGAAATTCCCGAAGTATTGATTTGGGCGCAAGAACAGAATGAGGAACGAAGTCCCAATCTCACTCTGTTCACCGaacatttcaataaaatgtCCTACTG ggCGAGAAcgaaaattcttcaaatgaatAACAAGGAAACAAGAgagaaatatttcttgaaattcattaagataatgaaacatttgagaaaaatcaataattttaattcttaCCTTGCCCTGCTGTCAGCCCTAGATTCTGCGCCCATACGTAGATTGGAGTGGCAGAAGCATGTACAGGAGGGATTGAAAGAGTACTGTGCTCTTATTGACAGTTCCTCAAGTTTCAGGGCTTATCGACAGGCTTTGGCTGAGACTCAACCTCCCTGCATACCATACAT AGGATTAGTACTTCAAGATCTAACATTTGTTCATATTGGAAATAACAATCTTCTGCCTGATGGAATGATAAATTTCTCTAAGAGGTGGCAACAGTTCAATATagttgaaaatatgaaaaaattcaaaaaatg taCATATTCGttcaagaaaaatgagagaattattcaatttttcgaaaatttcgatgATATAATACCAGAAGATGCAATGTGGCAACTCTCTGAATCCATCAAACCTAGGGGTGGCAAAAAGACTACATAA
- the LOC123675685 gene encoding guanine nucleotide-releasing factor 2 isoform X3, with the protein MTSTPKPVKHAQESENTSASPLSGSGPGGHKASFRSTKLARRARSFKDDFLGKISQMRGPVGGQGVRSNSPKGRTSKMDMMEHVYRENKGPLEELDALWKQIEPALKYFRDIFKKQIFLMLAGNGTLILDNVWHINLAIKSSVAADSNSSVTSATQGMYQSVARLIKLCDDVLIDCNAAAFDPQNVEEVVSQVENAVKNLIELAKEKISQQQMNYKTVPRLSSYGVSNLEINSQRNSLPDIPLTPRERDILEKTSNHSVRGSHSTESILQDSGPPPKPPLPDGIIRSDITRCITPPPLPPKKKNNRLNQILDDSFTPDSSPSILERLSLRSKSPDDSISLLSGSGSLDSMLNMSREEEEIKAIMDPIYDYDNSFENHCSDIFASNGSYNSWEESSLSSSISTHANLNQAQYDYHRLSNTDSGIVSSESYRSSYYSKRSSQQSTISTQQVLKNSVNLSSEMVKSESYTNSLSEPSVYHLSVKSQNQKTSSSSSIVSTTTQFSLGKDENDLTTSSTISPPPLPQKTKKKQERQPSPYDNVPEGNMEGEVLVTCRMHQSHQSLSSVISSTEEDGSKPPPLPIKKRHIMAYMEMFGNCQSNDNDQDFMRHSVHMTHAQHWVQQSSTPGLPTTQSCSFSQISNCSSLSQSHTLSIPSTESQSRTPSPTISTNCVPPALPPKQRPRISSSKSPPPSPTSTEVKSIETAKVLPDLLEHTVNADTLPEKENEEVNICDIDLMEKLTVDEYLVFKKPEEEGPDIRGGSIDALIIQATKATKNGVFTYQEAFLTTYRTFITPFDLICKLIRRYNFFYYKTEKRPRSREAFALMVRVVSDLTSIDLEEELQHKLMNFVQQLISCGELTLAKALRVKHLERHEAKQRNMQGMSNILTSISLTPRTLTLLDFKSEQIAEQMTLLDAELFMKIEIPEVLIWAQEQNEERSPNLTLFTEHFNKMSYWARTKILQMNNKETREKYFLKFIKIMKHLRKINNFNSYLALLSALDSAPIRRLEWQKHVQEGLKEYCALIDSSSSFRAYRQALAETQPPCIPYIGLVLQDLTFVHIGNNNLLPDGMINFSKRWQQFNIVENMKKFKKCTYSFKKNERIIQFFENFDDIIPEDAMWQLSESIKPRGGKKTT; encoded by the exons AAAGCGAAAACACCTCGGCTTCGCCACTGTCCGGTTCCGGTCCTGGAGGTCACAAGGCGTCCTTCAGAAGCACCAAACTCGCTCGCAGGGCGCGCTCCTTCAAGGACGACTTCCTGGGGAAGATATCCCAGATGCGAGGTCCAGTCGGCGGTCAGGGCGTGCGTTCCAACAGCCCAAAGGGGAGGACCTCCAAGATGGACATGATGGAGCATGTGTATCGCGAGAACAAGGGGCCCCTGGAGGAGCTGGACGCACTCTGGAAGCAGATAGAGCCggctttgaaatatttcag ggacatcttcaaaaaacaaattttcctcATGCTGGCAGGAAATGGCACACTCATTCTAGACAACGTTTGGCACATCAATCTGGCCATCAAGTCATCGGTGGCTGCCGACTCGAATTCTAGCGTTACCTCGGCAACCCAGGGGATGTACCAGAGCGTAGCAAGGTTGATCAAGCTCTGCGATGACGTTCTCATCGATTGCAACGCCGCCGCTTTCGATCCACAGAACGTCGAAGAGGTGGTGTCGCAGGTTGAAAACGCTGTCAAG AACCTGATAGAACTTGCCAAAGAGAAGATCAGCCAGCAGCAAATGAACTACAAAACGGTGCCCAGGTTGTCGTCCTACGGAGTCAGCAATTTGGAAATAAACTCGCAACGAAACTCCCTGCCTGACATTCCTCTAACGCCGCGTGAGAGGGACATCCTTGAGAAGACTTCCAACCACTCGGTTCGCGGCAGTCACAGCACAGAATCTATTTTACAAGATTCGGGGCCACCTCCTAAACCACCACTCCCTGACGG AATAATACGTTCAGATATCACAAGATGCATCACACCACCACCTTTACcgccaaagaaaaaaaacaatagaTTGAATCAAATATTGGACGACAGTTTCACCCCAGACAGTTCTCCTTCGATTTTAGAGAG ACTTTCTCTTAGGTCGAAATCCCCTGACGATTCCATATCACTTCTATCTGGTAGCGGTAGCTTAGATTCAATGTTGAATATGTCaagggaagaagaagaaatcaagGCAATCATGGATCCAATTTACGATTATGATAATTCTTTTGAAAATCATTGCTCGGATATTTTCG CTTCAAACGGTTCATATAATTCTTGGGAAGAATCTTCACTCAGTTCCAGTATTTCCACTCATGCCAACTTAAATCAAGCTCAGTACGACTATCACAGGCTGTCCAACACTGATTCTGGTATAGTATCGTCGGAGTCTTACAGGTCGTCGTATTATTCGAAAAGAAGCTCCCAACAGAGCACCATCAGCACCCAGCAAGTGTTGAAGAATTCTGTTAATTTGTCTAGTGAAATGGTGAAATCTGAGAGCTACACCAATAGTTTGAGTGAACCATCAGTATATCATTTAAGTGTCAAAAGTCAGAACCAGAAAACGAGTAGTAGTAGTTCCATAGTGTCTACGACCACTCAGTTCAGTTTGGGAAAGGATGAAAATGATCTGACAACTAGCAGTACTATTTCTCCGCCACCTCTACCACAGAAAACTAAGAAGAAACAGGAAAGACAACCGTCTCCTTATGATAATGTACCTGAAGGTAATATGG AGGGTGAAGTGCTTGTTACCTGTCGAATGCATCAATCTCATCAGAGCTTGAGCAGTGTTATATCCAGTACTGAAGAAGACGGTTCAAAGCCACCTCCGTTACCAATTAAGAAAAGACACA TAATGGCATACATGGAAATGTTTGGCAATTGCCAGTCAAATGACAACGATCAAGATTTCATGAGACATTCTGTACACATGACTCATGCCCAACATTGGGTTCAACAAAGCAGTACACCAGGATTACCAACAACACAGTCTTGTTCTTTTagtcaaatttcaaattgtagTTCGCTGTCGCAGTCACACACTTTGTCCATACCATCAACAGAATCTCAGAG TCGGACACCTTCTCCTACAATATCGACCAACTGCGTTCCACCAGCTTTGCCACCGAAACAACGTCCAAGAATTAGTTCTAGTAAATCACCACCTCCATCGCCCACTTCGACGGAGGTCAAAAGTATCGAAACCGCCAAAGTACTGCCCGATCTTCTGGAGCATACCGTAAATGCCGACACCCTACCCGagaaggaaaatgaagaagtcaACATATGCGACATAGACTTGATGGAGAAATTAACCGTTGACGAATATCTTGTGTTCAAAAAGCCAGAGGAAGAAGGCCCTGATATCAGAGGGGGTTCTATTGACGCCCTTATCATACAAGCGACCAAAGCCACAAAGAATGGAG TTTTCACATATCAAGAAGCTTTCTTGACCACCTATCGTACATTTATCACACCGTTCGACCTTATTTGTAAATTGATTAGAAGATACAATTTTTTCTACTACAAGACAGAGAAAAGGCCAAGATCAAGAGAAGCCTTTGCCCTCATGGTTAGAGTAGTTAGCGATTTAAC GTCTATAGATTTAGAAGAAGAACTTCAACATAAGCTCATGAACTTTGTTCAACAACTCATATCATGTGGAGAATTAACTTTAGCTAAAGCATTAAGGGTAAAGCATTTAGAACGCCACGAGGCCAAACAAAGAAACATGCAGGGTATGAGCAATATACTGACCAGTATTTCCTTGACGCCAAGAACTTTGACATTGTTGGATTTCAAATCGGAGCAGATAGCCGAACAGATGACTCTGCTCGATGCGGAATTATTTATGAAGATAGAAATTCCCGAAGTATTGATTTGGGCGCAAGAACAGAATGAGGAACGAAGTCCCAATCTCACTCTGTTCACCGaacatttcaataaaatgtCCTACTG ggCGAGAAcgaaaattcttcaaatgaatAACAAGGAAACAAGAgagaaatatttcttgaaattcattaagataatgaaacatttgagaaaaatcaataattttaattcttaCCTTGCCCTGCTGTCAGCCCTAGATTCTGCGCCCATACGTAGATTGGAGTGGCAGAAGCATGTACAGGAGGGATTGAAAGAGTACTGTGCTCTTATTGACAGTTCCTCAAGTTTCAGGGCTTATCGACAGGCTTTGGCTGAGACTCAACCTCCCTGCATACCATACAT AGGATTAGTACTTCAAGATCTAACATTTGTTCATATTGGAAATAACAATCTTCTGCCTGATGGAATGATAAATTTCTCTAAGAGGTGGCAACAGTTCAATATagttgaaaatatgaaaaaattcaaaaaatg taCATATTCGttcaagaaaaatgagagaattattcaatttttcgaaaatttcgatgATATAATACCAGAAGATGCAATGTGGCAACTCTCTGAATCCATCAAACCTAGGGGTGGCAAAAAGACTACATAA
- the LOC123675685 gene encoding guanine nucleotide-releasing factor 2 isoform X1: MKLIVMPDFDDLLNFKQRVRRKYSLEGRKRNRKCPAVLISVRLTPEPECGKKSENTSASPLSGSGPGGHKASFRSTKLARRARSFKDDFLGKISQMRGPVGGQGVRSNSPKGRTSKMDMMEHVYRENKGPLEELDALWKQIEPALKYFRDIFKKQIFLMLAGNGTLILDNVWHINLAIKSSVAADSNSSVTSATQGMYQSVARLIKLCDDVLIDCNAAAFDPQNVEEVVSQVENAVKNLIELAKEKISQQQMNYKTVPRLSSYGVSNLEINSQRNSLPDIPLTPRERDILEKTSNHSVRGSHSTESILQDSGPPPKPPLPDGIIRSDITRCITPPPLPPKKKNNRLNQILDDSFTPDSSPSILERLSLRSKSPDDSISLLSGSGSLDSMLNMSREEEEIKAIMDPIYDYDNSFENHCSDIFASNGSYNSWEESSLSSSISTHANLNQAQYDYHRLSNTDSGIVSSESYRSSYYSKRSSQQSTISTQQVLKNSVNLSSEMVKSESYTNSLSEPSVYHLSVKSQNQKTSSSSSIVSTTTQFSLGKDENDLTTSSTISPPPLPQKTKKKQERQPSPYDNVPEGNMEGEVLVTCRMHQSHQSLSSVISSTEEDGSKPPPLPIKKRHIMAYMEMFGNCQSNDNDQDFMRHSVHMTHAQHWVQQSSTPGLPTTQSCSFSQISNCSSLSQSHTLSIPSTESQSRTPSPTISTNCVPPALPPKQRPRISSSKSPPPSPTSTEVKSIETAKVLPDLLEHTVNADTLPEKENEEVNICDIDLMEKLTVDEYLVFKKPEEEGPDIRGGSIDALIIQATKATKNGVFTYQEAFLTTYRTFITPFDLICKLIRRYNFFYYKTEKRPRSREAFALMVRVVSDLTSIDLEEELQHKLMNFVQQLISCGELTLAKALRVKHLERHEAKQRNMQGMSNILTSISLTPRTLTLLDFKSEQIAEQMTLLDAELFMKIEIPEVLIWAQEQNEERSPNLTLFTEHFNKMSYWARTKILQMNNKETREKYFLKFIKIMKHLRKINNFNSYLALLSALDSAPIRRLEWQKHVQEGLKEYCALIDSSSSFRAYRQALAETQPPCIPYIGLVLQDLTFVHIGNNNLLPDGMINFSKRWQQFNIVENMKKFKKCTYSFKKNERIIQFFENFDDIIPEDAMWQLSESIKPRGGKKTT; encoded by the exons AAAGCGAAAACACCTCGGCTTCGCCACTGTCCGGTTCCGGTCCTGGAGGTCACAAGGCGTCCTTCAGAAGCACCAAACTCGCTCGCAGGGCGCGCTCCTTCAAGGACGACTTCCTGGGGAAGATATCCCAGATGCGAGGTCCAGTCGGCGGTCAGGGCGTGCGTTCCAACAGCCCAAAGGGGAGGACCTCCAAGATGGACATGATGGAGCATGTGTATCGCGAGAACAAGGGGCCCCTGGAGGAGCTGGACGCACTCTGGAAGCAGATAGAGCCggctttgaaatatttcag ggacatcttcaaaaaacaaattttcctcATGCTGGCAGGAAATGGCACACTCATTCTAGACAACGTTTGGCACATCAATCTGGCCATCAAGTCATCGGTGGCTGCCGACTCGAATTCTAGCGTTACCTCGGCAACCCAGGGGATGTACCAGAGCGTAGCAAGGTTGATCAAGCTCTGCGATGACGTTCTCATCGATTGCAACGCCGCCGCTTTCGATCCACAGAACGTCGAAGAGGTGGTGTCGCAGGTTGAAAACGCTGTCAAG AACCTGATAGAACTTGCCAAAGAGAAGATCAGCCAGCAGCAAATGAACTACAAAACGGTGCCCAGGTTGTCGTCCTACGGAGTCAGCAATTTGGAAATAAACTCGCAACGAAACTCCCTGCCTGACATTCCTCTAACGCCGCGTGAGAGGGACATCCTTGAGAAGACTTCCAACCACTCGGTTCGCGGCAGTCACAGCACAGAATCTATTTTACAAGATTCGGGGCCACCTCCTAAACCACCACTCCCTGACGG AATAATACGTTCAGATATCACAAGATGCATCACACCACCACCTTTACcgccaaagaaaaaaaacaatagaTTGAATCAAATATTGGACGACAGTTTCACCCCAGACAGTTCTCCTTCGATTTTAGAGAG ACTTTCTCTTAGGTCGAAATCCCCTGACGATTCCATATCACTTCTATCTGGTAGCGGTAGCTTAGATTCAATGTTGAATATGTCaagggaagaagaagaaatcaagGCAATCATGGATCCAATTTACGATTATGATAATTCTTTTGAAAATCATTGCTCGGATATTTTCG CTTCAAACGGTTCATATAATTCTTGGGAAGAATCTTCACTCAGTTCCAGTATTTCCACTCATGCCAACTTAAATCAAGCTCAGTACGACTATCACAGGCTGTCCAACACTGATTCTGGTATAGTATCGTCGGAGTCTTACAGGTCGTCGTATTATTCGAAAAGAAGCTCCCAACAGAGCACCATCAGCACCCAGCAAGTGTTGAAGAATTCTGTTAATTTGTCTAGTGAAATGGTGAAATCTGAGAGCTACACCAATAGTTTGAGTGAACCATCAGTATATCATTTAAGTGTCAAAAGTCAGAACCAGAAAACGAGTAGTAGTAGTTCCATAGTGTCTACGACCACTCAGTTCAGTTTGGGAAAGGATGAAAATGATCTGACAACTAGCAGTACTATTTCTCCGCCACCTCTACCACAGAAAACTAAGAAGAAACAGGAAAGACAACCGTCTCCTTATGATAATGTACCTGAAGGTAATATGG AGGGTGAAGTGCTTGTTACCTGTCGAATGCATCAATCTCATCAGAGCTTGAGCAGTGTTATATCCAGTACTGAAGAAGACGGTTCAAAGCCACCTCCGTTACCAATTAAGAAAAGACACA TAATGGCATACATGGAAATGTTTGGCAATTGCCAGTCAAATGACAACGATCAAGATTTCATGAGACATTCTGTACACATGACTCATGCCCAACATTGGGTTCAACAAAGCAGTACACCAGGATTACCAACAACACAGTCTTGTTCTTTTagtcaaatttcaaattgtagTTCGCTGTCGCAGTCACACACTTTGTCCATACCATCAACAGAATCTCAGAG TCGGACACCTTCTCCTACAATATCGACCAACTGCGTTCCACCAGCTTTGCCACCGAAACAACGTCCAAGAATTAGTTCTAGTAAATCACCACCTCCATCGCCCACTTCGACGGAGGTCAAAAGTATCGAAACCGCCAAAGTACTGCCCGATCTTCTGGAGCATACCGTAAATGCCGACACCCTACCCGagaaggaaaatgaagaagtcaACATATGCGACATAGACTTGATGGAGAAATTAACCGTTGACGAATATCTTGTGTTCAAAAAGCCAGAGGAAGAAGGCCCTGATATCAGAGGGGGTTCTATTGACGCCCTTATCATACAAGCGACCAAAGCCACAAAGAATGGAG TTTTCACATATCAAGAAGCTTTCTTGACCACCTATCGTACATTTATCACACCGTTCGACCTTATTTGTAAATTGATTAGAAGATACAATTTTTTCTACTACAAGACAGAGAAAAGGCCAAGATCAAGAGAAGCCTTTGCCCTCATGGTTAGAGTAGTTAGCGATTTAAC GTCTATAGATTTAGAAGAAGAACTTCAACATAAGCTCATGAACTTTGTTCAACAACTCATATCATGTGGAGAATTAACTTTAGCTAAAGCATTAAGGGTAAAGCATTTAGAACGCCACGAGGCCAAACAAAGAAACATGCAGGGTATGAGCAATATACTGACCAGTATTTCCTTGACGCCAAGAACTTTGACATTGTTGGATTTCAAATCGGAGCAGATAGCCGAACAGATGACTCTGCTCGATGCGGAATTATTTATGAAGATAGAAATTCCCGAAGTATTGATTTGGGCGCAAGAACAGAATGAGGAACGAAGTCCCAATCTCACTCTGTTCACCGaacatttcaataaaatgtCCTACTG ggCGAGAAcgaaaattcttcaaatgaatAACAAGGAAACAAGAgagaaatatttcttgaaattcattaagataatgaaacatttgagaaaaatcaataattttaattcttaCCTTGCCCTGCTGTCAGCCCTAGATTCTGCGCCCATACGTAGATTGGAGTGGCAGAAGCATGTACAGGAGGGATTGAAAGAGTACTGTGCTCTTATTGACAGTTCCTCAAGTTTCAGGGCTTATCGACAGGCTTTGGCTGAGACTCAACCTCCCTGCATACCATACAT AGGATTAGTACTTCAAGATCTAACATTTGTTCATATTGGAAATAACAATCTTCTGCCTGATGGAATGATAAATTTCTCTAAGAGGTGGCAACAGTTCAATATagttgaaaatatgaaaaaattcaaaaaatg taCATATTCGttcaagaaaaatgagagaattattcaatttttcgaaaatttcgatgATATAATACCAGAAGATGCAATGTGGCAACTCTCTGAATCCATCAAACCTAGGGGTGGCAAAAAGACTACATAA